One window from the genome of Leucobacter aridicollis encodes:
- a CDS encoding enolase C-terminal domain-like protein: MPVVTSVRSYDVRFPTSLELDGSDAVNVDPDYSAAYAVLEADNGERGYGLVFTAGRGNEIVAKAIESYGARLVGLELDDLVNDLGAAAKRLVHDSQLRWLGPEKGVSHMAAGAVINTLWDVRAKREGKPLWRLLAEMSPEEIVSAIDFTHIQNALTPDEALEILRAGEAGKAERLAELAANGHPAYTTTPGWLGYSDEKLVRLSKEAVAAGYDMIKLKVGTSLEDDVRRMRLAREAVGPDIRISIDANQRWEVDEAIAWTNALSEFDPFWIEEPTSTDDVLGHADIRRGVAPIKVATGEAVMNRIIFKQMLQAGSLDVLQLDSTRVAGVNENLAILVMAKKFGVPVCPHAGGVGLCELVQHYSFFDYASLTGEIGWKRVEFVDHLHEHFVEPARVVDGSYVAPVMAGTGAEMLEASRDRWVFPGGAGWVELRASGRI; the protein is encoded by the coding sequence ATGCCTGTTGTTACTTCGGTGCGTAGCTACGATGTGCGCTTCCCCACTTCGCTTGAGCTTGACGGTTCTGACGCTGTCAATGTTGATCCTGATTACTCGGCTGCGTATGCGGTGCTTGAAGCCGATAACGGTGAGCGCGGGTATGGTCTCGTGTTTACTGCTGGGCGTGGAAACGAGATCGTTGCGAAAGCGATCGAGAGTTACGGTGCCAGGCTTGTTGGGCTTGAGCTTGATGATCTGGTGAATGATTTGGGGGCCGCGGCGAAGCGGCTCGTGCATGATTCGCAGCTCAGGTGGCTTGGCCCGGAGAAGGGTGTTTCGCACATGGCTGCCGGCGCGGTCATTAACACGTTGTGGGATGTGCGGGCGAAGCGCGAGGGGAAGCCGCTGTGGCGGCTGCTTGCCGAGATGAGCCCGGAAGAGATTGTTTCGGCGATTGATTTCACGCACATTCAGAATGCGTTGACGCCTGACGAGGCGCTCGAGATCTTGCGGGCGGGTGAGGCTGGGAAAGCTGAACGGCTGGCTGAGCTTGCCGCGAATGGGCATCCCGCTTACACGACGACGCCTGGTTGGCTGGGGTACTCGGACGAGAAGCTTGTGCGGTTGTCGAAGGAAGCGGTTGCTGCCGGGTACGACATGATCAAGCTGAAGGTTGGCACGAGCCTTGAAGATGACGTGCGTAGGATGCGTCTTGCGCGTGAGGCGGTGGGTCCGGACATTCGGATCTCGATCGATGCGAACCAGCGGTGGGAGGTTGACGAGGCGATCGCGTGGACGAACGCGCTTTCTGAGTTTGATCCGTTCTGGATCGAGGAGCCAACGAGCACTGATGATGTGCTTGGCCACGCTGATATTCGTCGAGGAGTTGCTCCGATCAAGGTTGCCACTGGTGAGGCGGTGATGAACCGGATCATCTTTAAGCAGATGTTGCAGGCTGGGTCGCTTGACGTGTTGCAGCTTGATTCGACGCGTGTTGCTGGGGTGAATGAGAATCTTGCGATTTTGGTGATGGCGAAGAAGTTTGGTGTGCCTGTGTGCCCCCACGCTGGTGGTGTGGGGTTGTGCGAGTTGGTGCAGCATTACTCGTTCTTTGATTACGCGTCGTTGACTGGCGAGATTGGGTGGAAGCGGGTTGAGTTTGTTGATCACCTGCATGAGCACTTTGTTGAGCCTGCTCGGGTGGTTGATGGGAGTTATGTTGCTCCCGTGATGGCTGGGACGGGTGCTGAGATGCTTGAGGCGTCGCGTGATCGGTGGGTGTTCCCTGGTGGTGCTGGGTGGGTGGAGTTGCGGGCTTCAGGCCGCATCTAA
- a CDS encoding enoyl-CoA hydratase/isomerase family protein, whose protein sequence is MTLSTQAAAGETIDGRIGLDIDGHVATITLDRPNKLNAVTPAMSADLERIIHELNDDANVRVIILTGAGERAFSAGSDIRTLDTYATPWDFRNRRDYCDALRESRKPIIAAVNGYALGGGLETALSCDIRLASEAATFAAPEIKLGWIGGGGMSAFLAASIGQSNAATMLLTGDSIDAARALAWGLVTEVLPADELLARASELAATIASRPPIAAETAKANLRAAANLPQEEAVRFERELQTVTFATEDAAEGRRAFAEKRQGVFSRR, encoded by the coding sequence ATGACTCTCTCCACCCAGGCCGCGGCAGGCGAAACGATAGATGGGCGCATTGGCCTCGACATTGACGGTCACGTCGCGACGATCACTCTCGACAGGCCCAACAAGCTCAATGCCGTGACCCCTGCGATGAGCGCTGACCTCGAGCGCATCATCCACGAGCTCAACGACGATGCGAACGTGCGCGTGATCATCCTCACGGGCGCCGGCGAACGCGCCTTCAGCGCCGGCAGCGACATTCGCACCCTCGACACGTACGCGACACCCTGGGACTTTCGCAACCGCCGAGACTACTGCGATGCGCTGCGCGAAAGCCGCAAACCGATCATCGCCGCGGTGAACGGCTACGCCCTCGGTGGCGGCCTCGAGACTGCGCTGTCGTGCGACATTCGACTCGCTTCGGAGGCGGCGACGTTCGCGGCCCCCGAGATCAAGCTCGGCTGGATCGGCGGCGGAGGCATGAGTGCGTTTCTCGCCGCCTCGATCGGACAGTCGAACGCGGCCACGATGCTCCTTACCGGCGACTCGATCGACGCTGCGCGTGCCCTCGCGTGGGGGCTCGTGACCGAGGTGCTGCCGGCCGACGAGCTGCTCGCGCGCGCGAGCGAGCTCGCGGCAACGATCGCATCGCGCCCGCCGATCGCCGCAGAAACTGCGAAGGCGAACCTGCGCGCGGCCGCGAACCTGCCGCAGGAGGAAGCGGTGCGCTTCGAGCGTGAGCTGCAGACCGTGACATTCGCGACAGAGGATGCCGCTGAAGGGCGTCGCGCGTTCGCCGAAAAACGCCAGGGCGTGTTCTCGCGTCGCTAA
- a CDS encoding CaiB/BaiF CoA transferase family protein encodes MTTPAPAVLAGYRVLDCSIAMAGPFAAQRLGDLGADVIKVEPTSGEWQRHTAAGGAPGNEINVSFLSLNRNKRSVALDLKAQEGREALLALVAEADVFLQNYRPGVAGRLGVDYESLRAVNPGIVYVSISGYGEDGPYRDRPGQDLLLQAMSGALLSAGREGEPPTPAGQFLADAITASTAFEGVLAALLHRERTGEGQLVTVNMLDALTTLQMQELSVYTVGGVPQARSAEPHAHSYIRAPYGIFKTADGFIALAFAEPAVLGELIGEPGFVGWSGEVEGWTKRDEMYRGVQERLALETSEHWLDKLGAAGIWVGPVYGYEDLVNDPQIAHNGTFVEYEHPTEGTVRTPGFPYRFDRTPARITRGAPLVGEHSREVLAEVGIAEDRIDALIAQGTVAETLLPAGVTA; translated from the coding sequence ATGACCACCCCTGCACCAGCAGTGCTTGCTGGCTACCGTGTGCTCGACTGCTCGATCGCCATGGCTGGCCCCTTCGCGGCCCAGCGACTCGGCGATCTCGGCGCCGATGTCATCAAAGTCGAGCCGACCTCAGGCGAATGGCAGCGGCACACCGCGGCCGGGGGAGCCCCGGGGAACGAAATCAATGTTTCGTTCCTGTCACTCAACCGCAACAAGCGGTCGGTCGCGCTTGACCTCAAAGCGCAGGAGGGGCGCGAGGCGCTCCTCGCCCTCGTCGCCGAGGCCGACGTGTTTCTGCAGAATTACCGGCCTGGTGTCGCCGGCCGACTCGGCGTCGACTACGAGTCGCTGCGCGCCGTGAACCCTGGCATCGTCTACGTTTCGATCTCGGGCTACGGCGAGGACGGCCCGTACCGCGACCGTCCTGGCCAGGACCTGTTGCTGCAGGCGATGAGCGGCGCGCTGCTCTCCGCGGGCCGCGAGGGTGAGCCACCGACGCCCGCCGGCCAGTTCCTCGCCGACGCCATCACTGCGTCGACCGCCTTCGAGGGTGTGCTCGCCGCGCTCCTGCACCGCGAGCGCACAGGTGAAGGTCAGCTCGTGACGGTGAACATGCTCGATGCGCTGACGACGCTGCAGATGCAGGAGCTCTCGGTGTATACGGTCGGCGGTGTGCCGCAGGCCCGCTCCGCGGAGCCGCACGCGCACAGCTACATTCGCGCCCCGTACGGCATCTTCAAGACCGCCGACGGCTTCATCGCCCTCGCGTTCGCCGAGCCAGCGGTGCTTGGTGAGCTCATCGGCGAACCAGGCTTTGTGGGCTGGAGCGGCGAGGTCGAGGGGTGGACGAAGCGCGACGAGATGTACCGCGGGGTGCAGGAGCGGCTCGCGCTCGAGACGAGCGAGCACTGGCTCGACAAGCTCGGTGCGGCAGGCATTTGGGTCGGCCCGGTGTATGGCTACGAGGATCTCGTGAACGATCCGCAAATCGCGCACAACGGCACCTTCGTCGAATACGAGCACCCGACCGAGGGCACTGTCCGCACGCCCGGCTTTCCGTACCGCTTTGACCGCACTCCCGCGCGCATCACCCGTGGCGCGCCGCTTGTGGGGGAGCATTCGCGTGAAGTGCTTGCCGAGGTGGGCATCGCGGAGGACCGCATCGACGCGCTGATCGCGCAGGGCACGGTTGCCGAGACGCTGCTTCCCGCCGGAGTAACCGCGTGA
- a CDS encoding Gfo/Idh/MocA family protein → MSAALPAGRKARIGAIGAGWWATSNHFPIYAARDDVELVGVCGQGPTLGAVRDEFGFGFATEDYDELLDADLDGVVITTPHDLHVEHALRAIDRGLHVQVEKPVSLDAASAWELVRRSEAAGTHVLVPYGWNYKPFTIAAKRLVDAGHLGEIQHVLCHMASPTRGLFAGNPDDIRSRWDSNTAGPQASTWQSPERGGGYAHGQVTHSSALLFCLTGLRAESVISKMTAPGAAVDLFNSAVLGFEGGALGALSGAATLPDEDPYQVDIRVFGSEGVLMLDTERERVSLHRYDGKRWDLEIEPGAGGYECLAPPARFVDLLTGRETENHSDARVAARSVELIDAMHRSAAAGGAEILLPPLHEALTPSRRTTS, encoded by the coding sequence ATGAGCGCGGCGCTGCCCGCGGGGCGCAAAGCGAGAATCGGTGCGATCGGCGCTGGTTGGTGGGCGACAAGTAACCACTTCCCGATCTACGCAGCGCGCGACGATGTCGAGCTTGTGGGTGTGTGCGGCCAGGGGCCGACGCTCGGCGCCGTGCGAGATGAGTTCGGATTCGGCTTCGCGACTGAGGACTACGACGAGCTGCTTGACGCAGACCTCGACGGTGTCGTGATTACGACCCCGCATGATCTGCACGTCGAGCATGCCCTCCGGGCAATCGACCGCGGACTTCACGTCCAAGTCGAGAAGCCCGTGAGCCTCGACGCAGCGAGCGCGTGGGAGCTCGTGCGCAGAAGCGAAGCGGCCGGCACGCATGTGCTGGTGCCGTACGGGTGGAACTATAAGCCGTTCACGATCGCGGCGAAGCGCCTCGTCGACGCCGGCCACCTTGGCGAGATTCAGCACGTGCTGTGCCACATGGCTTCGCCGACGCGCGGGCTCTTCGCAGGCAACCCCGACGATATTCGCAGCCGGTGGGACTCGAACACCGCGGGCCCGCAGGCGAGCACATGGCAGTCGCCCGAGCGCGGCGGCGGCTACGCGCACGGCCAGGTCACCCACTCGAGCGCGCTGCTGTTCTGTCTGACCGGGCTGCGCGCCGAGAGCGTCATCTCGAAGATGACGGCGCCAGGAGCGGCGGTCGATCTGTTCAACTCGGCGGTGCTCGGGTTTGAGGGCGGCGCGCTCGGTGCGCTGTCGGGAGCCGCGACGCTTCCCGACGAGGATCCCTACCAGGTCGACATCCGCGTTTTCGGTTCAGAAGGTGTGCTCATGCTCGACACTGAGCGCGAGCGGGTGTCGCTGCACCGCTACGACGGGAAGCGGTGGGACCTTGAGATCGAGCCCGGAGCAGGGGGCTACGAGTGCCTCGCCCCGCCTGCGCGCTTTGTCGACCTGCTCACTGGCCGCGAGACCGAGAACCACTCAGACGCCCGCGTTGCCGCGCGCTCTGTCGAACTCATCGACGCCATGCACCGCTCGGCCGCCGCTGGCGGCGCCGAGATACTGCTCCCGCCGCTGCACGAGGCACTCACCCCATCCCGGAGGACAACATCATGA
- a CDS encoding MBL fold metallo-hydrolase — MSEIRPGLHRYVAPLGERFVALYLFVGTDAALLFDTGVRDSVTGTLLPALAADGIDPSSIRWAINSHCDFDHTGGNGALRDAIPGVTLLAHGLDRALTEDVELLIAERYGEFAAVDGFDDPPATTAAVRADSDLVALDGELRGGEEFDLGGRSVRVVHVPGHSPGHLALWDEHNKALAISDAVLGRTVPTASGAPAFPPTYRDTDDYLQTIAKVRGFDADLLLTAHYPVYEGKAVAEFLDDSEHYVAEVDGAILAALDTVAEPASTLTVIRAAGAALGPWPAAALDYSIFPVTGNLERLRDRGIVRELMRDGRRHWELAR, encoded by the coding sequence ATGAGTGAAATTCGGCCAGGGCTGCACCGCTACGTCGCCCCACTTGGAGAGCGGTTTGTTGCGCTCTACCTTTTCGTTGGCACCGACGCCGCGCTGCTGTTCGACACGGGAGTCCGCGACTCAGTCACCGGCACCCTGCTCCCAGCGCTCGCTGCAGACGGCATTGATCCGAGCAGCATTCGTTGGGCGATCAACAGCCACTGTGACTTCGACCACACGGGAGGCAACGGCGCGCTTCGTGACGCCATTCCGGGCGTCACACTGCTCGCGCACGGTCTCGATCGTGCGCTGACCGAAGACGTCGAGCTTCTCATCGCCGAACGCTACGGCGAGTTTGCCGCGGTCGATGGGTTTGATGACCCGCCCGCGACGACAGCTGCAGTGCGTGCTGACAGTGATCTCGTGGCGCTCGATGGGGAGCTACGCGGCGGTGAAGAGTTCGACCTTGGCGGCCGCAGCGTTCGAGTGGTTCACGTGCCAGGGCACAGCCCCGGTCACCTCGCGCTCTGGGACGAGCACAACAAAGCGCTCGCGATCAGCGACGCAGTGCTTGGCCGGACTGTTCCAACGGCGAGCGGAGCTCCTGCGTTCCCACCCACCTACCGGGACACGGATGACTATCTCCAGACGATTGCCAAGGTGCGTGGTTTTGACGCGGATCTGCTTCTGACCGCGCACTACCCTGTGTACGAAGGCAAGGCGGTAGCTGAGTTTCTCGACGATAGCGAACACTATGTTGCTGAGGTCGACGGCGCGATCCTCGCGGCCCTCGACACAGTTGCCGAGCCTGCGTCCACGCTCACTGTCATTCGAGCGGCAGGCGCGGCGCTCGGGCCTTGGCCCGCAGCAGCCCTCGACTACTCGATTTTCCCGGTCACTGGAAACCTCGAGCGGCTCCGGGATCGTGGCATTGTGCGCGAATTGATGCGCGACGGCAGGCGTCACTGGGAGCTCGCGCGATGA
- a CDS encoding mandelate racemase/muconate lactonizing enzyme family protein has protein sequence MKITGYRTLHTRHDWQRPIGDANGHINPAVTESPIVIVETDAGIEGVGVGSHADLERIFPAILGEDPRSVGSLFDRMVAQVFKSGHSGATYGGIATLDAALWDIKAKAANEPLWRLLGGRDRFVPGYASGLDIALPDEQLADLYAGYAERGYVAGKLKGGLDLDADLRRLQIMADALSAHTSRPGLMLDANESWQPKQAVRYISAIEERHDLLWIEEPVRRWDVAGHARLSSQVRSAVATGENLTGIDQFRPFFDAGAPDIAQAGAVWGITHFLRLALAADAHDIPVSIVGYNANPAVAAAAAAVPNHLTTEVQDTVFAPGLAVDHEFHDGGIILSDAPGSGITIDEESIAAAATGEGWSNPAGPHMRPERAGLRLILDGTER, from the coding sequence ATGAAGATCACCGGGTACAGGACCCTGCACACGCGCCACGATTGGCAGCGGCCCATCGGGGACGCAAACGGGCACATCAACCCGGCCGTCACCGAATCCCCGATTGTGATCGTTGAGACCGATGCAGGCATCGAGGGCGTCGGCGTCGGCTCGCACGCAGACCTCGAGAGGATCTTCCCCGCGATCCTCGGAGAAGACCCCCGCAGCGTGGGCTCGCTGTTCGACAGGATGGTCGCGCAGGTATTCAAATCAGGCCACTCCGGCGCAACCTACGGGGGAATCGCGACTCTCGACGCGGCGCTCTGGGATATCAAAGCAAAGGCGGCGAACGAGCCCCTCTGGCGACTTCTCGGTGGGCGCGATCGGTTCGTGCCGGGATACGCATCCGGGCTCGACATCGCCCTACCAGACGAGCAGCTCGCCGATCTCTACGCCGGGTACGCTGAGCGCGGCTACGTCGCCGGCAAGCTCAAGGGCGGGCTCGACCTTGACGCGGACCTCAGGCGGCTACAGATCATGGCCGATGCGCTCTCAGCGCACACGAGCCGGCCCGGCCTGATGCTCGACGCGAACGAGTCCTGGCAGCCCAAGCAGGCTGTGCGTTACATCTCCGCAATCGAGGAGCGCCACGACCTGCTCTGGATCGAAGAACCAGTGCGCCGCTGGGACGTCGCCGGCCACGCCCGACTCTCCTCGCAGGTGCGCTCAGCAGTCGCCACAGGCGAAAACCTCACTGGAATCGACCAGTTCAGGCCATTCTTCGACGCGGGGGCGCCAGATATCGCCCAGGCGGGTGCGGTCTGGGGCATCACCCACTTCCTGAGGCTCGCGCTCGCCGCAGACGCGCACGATATTCCGGTGAGCATCGTCGGCTACAACGCGAATCCAGCGGTTGCCGCCGCTGCTGCCGCCGTGCCAAATCACCTCACGACCGAAGTGCAAGACACAGTGTTCGCGCCAGGCCTTGCGGTCGACCATGAGTTCCACGACGGCGGAATCATTCTGAGCGACGCCCCCGGCTCAGGCATCACCATCGATGAGGAGAGCATCGCCGCGGCCGCAACCGGTGAGGGATGGAGTAATCCAGCCGGCCCGCACATGCGCCCGGAGCGGGCGGGCCTTCGCCTCATTCTTGACGGAACGGAGCGGTAG
- a CDS encoding FadR/GntR family transcriptional regulator, whose translation MPPLPQQPKTLGAPRTPTARFGTIVVHDLVTAIVVGDFQAGELLPSETELCDHFGVSRTVIRESIKRLEEKGMVSVAQGRGTVVTEQHDWNILDRVVLTVMIENDAELGILDEIATVRAELESGMAGRAAARRDDAAIGELVAAHEHLEATIADAEEFAASDVEFHAAVMAIAGDRLAQGIARTLTSRARDNARFYGAPGPEAMPATVEEHKRILDAIIAGDSETAAREMNDHITQAWERRRIPAGS comes from the coding sequence ATGCCCCCGCTTCCCCAGCAGCCCAAGACTCTCGGTGCTCCGCGCACCCCGACGGCACGGTTCGGCACGATCGTCGTACACGACCTCGTCACAGCAATCGTCGTCGGCGATTTCCAAGCTGGCGAACTGCTTCCAAGCGAGACAGAACTCTGCGACCACTTCGGCGTGAGTCGCACCGTGATCCGCGAGTCGATCAAGCGGCTCGAAGAGAAAGGGATGGTCTCGGTCGCTCAGGGACGGGGAACAGTCGTCACCGAGCAGCACGACTGGAACATCCTCGACAGAGTCGTGCTCACCGTGATGATCGAGAATGACGCTGAACTCGGCATCCTCGACGAGATCGCAACGGTCCGCGCTGAACTTGAGTCAGGTATGGCTGGCCGGGCCGCCGCCCGCAGGGACGATGCCGCTATCGGGGAACTCGTTGCAGCCCACGAACACCTCGAGGCGACAATCGCCGACGCCGAGGAATTCGCGGCGAGCGACGTCGAGTTCCACGCAGCTGTGATGGCCATCGCCGGCGACAGGCTCGCGCAGGGCATCGCCAGAACCCTCACGAGCCGCGCACGTGACAATGCCCGCTTTTACGGTGCCCCCGGGCCCGAGGCAATGCCCGCCACCGTCGAAGAGCACAAGCGCATCCTCGACGCCATCATTGCAGGCGACAGCGAGACAGCCGCCCGCGAAATGAACGATCACATTACCCAGGCCTGGGAACGCCGCCGGATCCCTGCAGGTAGTTAA
- a CDS encoding aldo/keto reductase: MRGELERVVLGSTTAWTTPVGFGGASLGNLYRETTDAEAAGAVSAAWEGGIRSFDTAPHYGLGLSERRIGEALACYPREEFQLSTKVGRLLVSNPTPRGRDEGFAVPDTLTREWDFSLDGVRRSLEGSLERLGVDRVDAVFVHDPDAAYPGAAREGLEALSVLKAEGLVAAVGVGTNQSAGLAALLGDGLIDVVMLAGRYTLLEQGALDDVLEPASAAGASVIAVAVYNSGLLAAPRPPADATYDYLPAPAELLGRANLLADVCERHGVSLPEAALAFPLLHRAVAGVALGMRSAEQVRANLSRFAADIPGALWSDLVEHGLVDPRTVGLA, translated from the coding sequence ATGAGGGGGGAGCTCGAGCGAGTAGTTCTTGGCTCGACAACCGCGTGGACGACCCCTGTGGGGTTTGGGGGAGCGTCACTCGGCAACCTGTATCGCGAGACAACCGACGCCGAGGCGGCGGGCGCGGTATCGGCCGCGTGGGAGGGCGGGATCCGCTCGTTCGACACCGCGCCGCACTACGGGCTTGGCCTGTCAGAGCGACGGATCGGTGAGGCGCTCGCGTGCTATCCGCGCGAGGAGTTTCAGCTTTCCACGAAAGTCGGGCGACTCCTCGTGTCGAACCCGACGCCGCGTGGCCGCGACGAGGGGTTCGCGGTGCCTGACACGCTCACCCGAGAGTGGGACTTTAGTCTCGATGGCGTTCGCAGGTCGCTTGAGGGGAGTCTCGAGCGACTCGGGGTGGACAGGGTCGACGCCGTGTTCGTGCACGACCCAGACGCGGCCTATCCAGGCGCGGCGCGAGAGGGGCTTGAGGCCCTATCCGTGCTCAAAGCTGAGGGCCTCGTTGCGGCGGTGGGTGTCGGCACGAATCAGTCCGCTGGTCTCGCCGCGCTGCTCGGCGATGGCCTCATCGATGTGGTCATGCTTGCTGGTCGCTATACGCTGCTCGAGCAGGGCGCGCTTGACGACGTGCTCGAGCCGGCGAGTGCGGCCGGCGCCTCGGTGATCGCGGTAGCCGTGTACAACTCTGGTCTGCTTGCCGCCCCGCGTCCGCCCGCCGACGCTACCTATGACTATCTGCCCGCACCAGCTGAACTGCTTGGGCGGGCGAATCTGCTCGCTGATGTCTGCGAGCGGCACGGGGTTTCGCTGCCAGAGGCCGCACTCGCGTTCCCTCTCCTGCACAGGGCTGTCGCGGGCGTTGCGCTCGGAATGCGCAGCGCCGAGCAAGTGCGAGCGAACCTCAGCCGCTTCGCTGCCGATATTCCTGGGGCGCTGTGGAGCGATCTTGTCGAGCACGGGCTCGTCGACCCGCGAACTGTTGGGCTCGCGTAG
- a CDS encoding amidohydrolase family protein, with amino-acid sequence MAHGLAVGVIDAHCHLWDLAVTPQEWIVGESMAAIDRDFAVDDLDEVLATHAVGSAVLVQANNSLAETRFLLDAVVSSSRGHRVVGWVDLTADVEAQLNDIGEHPAAASLCGVRHLAHVDPDPGWLARDDVASGIRVVAAHGLTCDLVVRAHQLPAATALAGRVPEATFVLDHAGNPPSDAAGRAVWEADLRRLAALPNTVCKLSGLATNTTAEAALAVALDAFGANRAMFGSDWPLVRLSDEGYGGWVDSVRAATARLTVAERERVFAGTAQAVYAASFAARAAR; translated from the coding sequence ATGGCACATGGACTAGCTGTCGGCGTGATTGATGCGCACTGCCACCTGTGGGACCTTGCGGTAACACCCCAGGAGTGGATCGTTGGCGAGAGTATGGCTGCAATCGACCGTGACTTCGCGGTTGACGATCTGGATGAGGTACTCGCGACGCATGCGGTTGGCAGCGCGGTGCTCGTGCAGGCGAACAACTCGCTTGCCGAGACGCGCTTTCTCCTTGACGCCGTCGTATCGTCGTCGCGCGGGCATCGAGTCGTCGGCTGGGTCGATCTCACGGCTGACGTCGAAGCGCAGCTGAACGACATAGGCGAGCACCCAGCCGCCGCTTCTCTCTGCGGCGTTCGGCACCTCGCGCACGTCGATCCGGATCCCGGCTGGCTCGCCCGCGATGATGTCGCCAGCGGTATCCGTGTAGTCGCGGCGCATGGGCTCACCTGTGACCTCGTCGTGCGTGCGCACCAGCTTCCCGCGGCCACAGCGCTCGCTGGGCGGGTCCCGGAGGCGACATTCGTGCTCGACCATGCAGGCAACCCGCCGAGTGACGCGGCAGGGAGGGCGGTGTGGGAAGCGGACCTTCGGCGACTCGCGGCGCTACCGAACACGGTCTGTAAGCTTTCGGGCTTGGCTACGAACACCACGGCAGAAGCCGCACTCGCCGTGGCGCTTGACGCGTTTGGCGCGAACCGGGCAATGTTCGGCTCCGACTGGCCCCTCGTGCGGTTGAGCGATGAGGGGTACGGCGGTTGGGTTGACAGCGTTCGCGCTGCCACCGCTCGTCTCACAGTCGCTGAACGCGAGCGCGTTTTCGCTGGCACAGCCCAAGCCGTTTACGCAGCCAGCTTCGCGGCGCGGGCAGCGCGATGA
- a CDS encoding L-rhamnose mutarotase — protein sequence MTGYPVCGGSARRFGFVVNVLPEKRAAYLELHRAVWPRVEEAMRENGIHNYSIFIVDDTLFGVYDYVGDDYEADMARVQADETSREWWTHTDPCQVPFGAAVAATGWREMEMAWHMD from the coding sequence ATGACGGGATACCCGGTCTGCGGCGGTAGCGCTAGACGGTTCGGCTTCGTCGTGAACGTGCTGCCCGAGAAGCGCGCTGCGTATCTCGAATTGCATCGCGCAGTGTGGCCGCGTGTCGAGGAAGCGATGCGCGAGAACGGAATACACAACTATTCGATCTTCATCGTCGATGACACGCTCTTCGGCGTCTACGACTATGTCGGTGACGACTACGAGGCCGATATGGCCCGCGTGCAGGCAGACGAAACGAGTCGCGAATGGTGGACGCACACGGATCCCTGTCAGGTGCCGTTCGGTGCGGCTGTGGCCGCGACTGGGTGGCGTGAGATGGAGATGGCATGGCACATGGACTAG
- a CDS encoding carbohydrate ABC transporter permease, with the protein MTSEQVSQKRGGARAAVDPKQWLSRVTIGVVLIGFAVFFILPIVWLLLAPTKNPKQLLLDGPFSFGSVEQLAANWNSLFGFQDGVFLTWLGNSTLYSFGAILIMLIVTIPAGYALALTDFKGRKTLLMTTLVVMLIPNTALVLPIFLELSALKLIGTPLAVILPFSFFPFGVYLTYIYFSTTVSRDLLNAARIDGAGELRVFAQIAMPLAAPVIALTGFFNFTGNWNNYFLPFLMVGGTKSPVQVGLANMLANVPQFNPTTAATSVIELPTLALATLLSILPILIIFLFSQRFLVSGMTAGGTKG; encoded by the coding sequence GTGACTAGCGAACAGGTCTCACAGAAGCGCGGCGGCGCGCGCGCAGCAGTCGACCCGAAGCAGTGGCTCTCTCGGGTGACGATCGGGGTCGTGCTCATCGGCTTCGCGGTCTTCTTTATTCTGCCGATCGTGTGGCTGCTCCTTGCCCCAACGAAGAACCCGAAGCAGCTCTTGCTCGACGGGCCCTTCTCGTTTGGTTCGGTTGAGCAGCTCGCCGCGAACTGGAACTCGCTCTTCGGGTTTCAGGACGGCGTCTTTCTGACATGGCTCGGCAACTCGACGCTGTACTCGTTCGGCGCGATCCTCATCATGCTCATCGTCACGATTCCGGCAGGCTATGCGCTCGCCCTGACGGACTTCAAGGGGCGCAAGACACTCCTGATGACGACGCTCGTTGTCATGCTGATTCCCAATACGGCGCTCGTCTTGCCGATCTTCCTGGAACTCTCGGCTCTGAAGCTCATCGGGACCCCGCTTGCGGTGATCCTCCCGTTCTCCTTCTTCCCGTTCGGCGTCTACCTCACCTACATCTATTTCTCGACGACGGTATCGCGCGACCTGCTGAACGCTGCCCGTATCGACGGCGCGGGGGAGCTCCGCGTGTTTGCGCAGATCGCCATGCCGCTCGCGGCGCCGGTGATCGCGTTGACGGGGTTCTTCAACTTCACCGGGAACTGGAACAACTACTTCCTGCCGTTCCTTATGGTCGGAGGGACGAAGTCCCCCGTGCAGGTGGGCCTCGCGAACATGCTTGCGAACGTTCCGCAGTTCAACCCGACGACTGCTGCAACGAGCGTGATTGAACTGCCGACGCTTGCACTCGCCACGCTCCTGTCGATCCTTCCCATCCTCATCATCTTCCTGTTCAGCCAGCGCTTCCTCGTGAGTGGCATGACAGCGGGCGGAACGAAGGGATGA